The genomic interval CCATGAGATCGGCGGACCTGACCCGCGAGATCGACCGCTGGGCCGACTCCGGTGTGATCACAACCGAGCAGGCGAACCGCATGCGGGCGGACCTTCCACCCGAGGCGTCGCACCGCTCGTTGATCGCCGAAGGTCTGGGGTATGTCGGCGGCAGCCTCGTCGCCATCGCCCTCATTGTCATCAGCAGTCAGTACTGGACCGAGATCGGCACGGCCGGTCGGCTCATCGTCGTGGGTCTGTCCGCGCTCGTACTGGCCTCCGCCGGCCGTCTGACACCGCCGCGCGCTGACGGTCCGGCCGGTCGGCTCCGGGCTGTCCTGTGGGCCGGCGCCACGGCCACCACGTTCGCCTGGCTCCTCCTCGCCGGACGAGACCTGCTCGGCTTGAACGCCGAAGAGGCGATGGCCGTTGCCGCGGCCGGCGCGGTGATCTGCGCCTCGGCTTTCTGGGCCGCGCATCGCCACCCGCTGCAGCACGTCGTGGCCTGGTTGTCCTTGCTCGTCATGGCGGCTGCTCTGGTCGATCTGCTGCCCGGCCCCGATCTGCTGCCCTGGGCCGGAATCTGGGCCACCGGGCTCGCGTGGGGCCTGCTGAGCTGGGGCGAGGTGATCCGGCCCGCTCACCTGGGACGCGTGCTCGGCGCTCTGGCCGCAGTGGCCGCCGCGGCCACCCTGGCCCAGGCGGGCTGGGAGGCGCTATTGGCTGCGGGCACAGTGTTCGCACTCGTGGTAGCGGCCGTCGCACTGCGTGACCTGGTCGTGCTCGTCGTAGCGGCGGCCGGCGCGCTGGTCATCGTCCCGGCTGTCACCAGCGCCTACTTCCCCGGCTCGGTCACCGCCGCGCTGGCCACCCTGACGGTCGGCGTCGTCCTGGTCGGCGCCGCCGTGGCCGTCGCTCGCGGCAGGCTCGGCCAGGCGAACGGCAGGCTCGGCCGGGCGAACGGCGGGACCACGCCAACTCCAGCGGCGGCCACGGCTGTCGCGGCGGCCGCGGTGGTGCTCCTGCTGTCCGCCGCGGGCATCCTGCTGGCCACCGTCTGAGCGGCGCGGTGACCGGATGTGGGAGGCCGGACGGCCTCCCACGTTGTCATCGCCTTCGCATACGCCGAGCCTGGGCGGTCGGTCGCGAAACCATCGGGAAGGCCGGGCGACGGCGTGCCCGCCGCTCGCGAAGCAGGCCGCGCACCACTATGAGCGCTGTGACGGCAACGATCTGGCCGCCGAGCACGATCCGATTTATATCGATCGCCGGGTGCCAGGTGACCCGGCCGTCCCGGAGCACGAAGACACCCAGGCCGCGCGCTGCCGTGCCGAAGCCGCCGCCCGAGCCTTGGGGCTGACCTTCGGCAACCGGACCGACGCCGTCCCCACCACCACCGCCGCCGCTGA from Paractinoplanes brasiliensis carries:
- a CDS encoding DUF2157 domain-containing protein; its protein translation is MRSADLTREIDRWADSGVITTEQANRMRADLPPEASHRSLIAEGLGYVGGSLVAIALIVISSQYWTEIGTAGRLIVVGLSALVLASAGRLTPPRADGPAGRLRAVLWAGATATTFAWLLLAGRDLLGLNAEEAMAVAAAGAVICASAFWAAHRHPLQHVVAWLSLLVMAAALVDLLPGPDLLPWAGIWATGLAWGLLSWGEVIRPAHLGRVLGALAAVAAAATLAQAGWEALLAAGTVFALVVAAVALRDLVVLVVAAAGALVIVPAVTSAYFPGSVTAALATLTVGVVLVGAAVAVARGRLGQANGRLGRANGGTTPTPAAATAVAAAAVVLLLSAAGILLATV
- a CDS encoding sporulation protein — protein: MTTSAEKTDVLGVLREAVAENGAGRVFGEPVAGSGTVMLPVAKISGGGGGGDGVGPVAEGQPQGSGGGFGTAARGLGVFVLRDGRVTWHPAIDINRIVLGGQIVAVTALIVVRGLLRERRARRRPAFPMVSRPTAQARRMRRR